TACCTTTATAATTCTCACCTGTTTTCTGATAGTACTCCCGACCTTTAAAGCTAAATTTTTGGATCTCGTCGCCAATGCCCGGGTCTCGAATAACATTGTAAGCAGAATCAAAAAATGCGAGCGCCTTTTCCTTTTCTACCCTATCCATCATACGTTTTGCCTGCTCACGAATATTATCTACATAGGCGGTATGATCTGCTTTTTGCAAATCTGAGTTTTCACATGAGAAAAAACAAAATAATAGTACCGCAAAAGGAATACTGATACCTCTCCTTTTAATCGCCAGGAAAAATGTGAAGAGGTAAAATTTTATCATTTTGTAACGTTGACTGTGAGCTCTTTGCAAAAAAATGTGCTTTAATTCAGGAACGTTAAAATTACTTTATAAAAGGTATATTAAAAAGTTCTGGCTGGAATTTAAGCAACAAGTCTGGTATTTGCATTAGGTACCTACTATGTCCGTTAAAATGAATGGCTGACCGCCAGTGTCATTTATACAATTCCATTTTCACATGTTCAATATTTTGTTCAACAAACAAATCACCAAACTTCGAAAATCCATTCTTCTCATAAAATTTGGCCGCCCTTACCTGCGCATGAAGATAGGCCCTCGCGCCTTCCGGCAAGTCCGATAACAAAGCCTGCACCAACGCTCCACCAACTCCTGTTCCGCGATAAGCGTTCAGCACTGCAAAACGTTCAAGTTTGTATCCATTCTCCGTTTTTCGCCATCTTGCAGTTCCGGCGGGCAAGTCATTTACCTTTGCCAGATAATGCGTGGCTGCATCATTTCCATCTTCTTCCGCTGTTGCATCCACATTTTGATCAATAACAAAAACCTGGCGACGGATAGCAAATGCCATTTTCAGGTCCTCCGGATTTATTATTTGTGAAACTTCAATTTTATTTTCTACCGCTTTTCCGTCTTTGTTATTTTCCATAATAGTAAGTGCTCTTTCCAAAAAACTTTTCTTTTTAAACGCAGCTTCAACCTCATTAATAGCCAGCATAATATTATTCTGAGTATCTGTCAATTCGGTCATGGCGGCAACCATAATTTCCCAAACCGGTTTCATTTTACCAATCAATTCCTCTGCTTTTGGCGTTAGTGAAATCAGTCTTCTGCGATCATCTGTTTTGTCTTTTGTAGAAATAATCAATTTTTCCTTTTCCAGTTCTTTCAATAAGCTGATCGTAGACGGATGCGCATAACCGATTTCAGCAGCAAGTTCACCGATACTAAGCGCGCTTTTTTGTTGTAAAGTATATATAACCGGAAACCATTTTGGCTCAAATTCAATACCGTTTTCTTTATAGATCTGTAATCCGTCTTTTCTAAAACGATCACTAATTCGCTGCAAACGGGTAGAAATCGCCAGAATTCCGGATTGATCGATAATGTTTATCATAATGTTGAAATCTCCAAGTGATAAAAAACATTGTCGGCAGACATGATTGGAAAAGTTGCAGGCAAGTCCTTCTTTTCAATTTTCACAAAATTATTTCTCTCATAAAAACGAATTGCCGCCTTCAATATATCAACCGTTCCCAGATAAAGATCTGTAATATTTTCTGACTTGCAGTATTCGATCAGATTTTCAAGCAATTGCTGCGCCAATCCAAATTCTTTCCCCCGAAAATCTTTATTTACAAACATTTTCCGGATCACGCCCTGTCCATTTCCAATGCCGATCAAAGCGATCGTACCAATCACTTTTTCATCATGAAATGCTCCCCAGAAATTACCACCGGTAGCGTGATAATTGCTTTCAATATCCAGCAGATCCGGCTGGTCTTTCAGTGTGATCGGAACGCCAAATTCAATTTGTTGAATCGGAAGAATTAAATCGATAACCTGTGCAGAATGTGAATTACCGATCAGGGAAATTTGAAGTTGATTTGTCATAATAGTTAATTTACATACAAATATATGTAGTCAACTACATAATAACAAAACTAAATATTTCTACCTTCAAAATGGCTTGTCGAATATGTAATTTGAATTTTAGAGATTGGTTAATAGAAGGAATAACGGCACAGAACGTTAAAGCGTCCTGATGCTTTTTAGCAGTTATTAAAGCGAATAGTAATAATCGCCCGAAACAGAAAACTTATTTGGATTTACCTTTTCAACATTTGATACATCACGCGTTGAACGGATCAGTGCAACAACAGAATCAAGGTCAATCATTTGGGTAACTTCCAGGGCCAGCACACCGACAAAACTTTTTCCTTTGCTTATAAGATTAAGCTGTTTAATTCTAACGCCCTTCACCGATTCGATCAGCGAAGTTATTTTATGAAGACTAAGATTTTTGCGATATGAAATTTTAATCTGGTATGTGTTTTTCATTTGGAATCATGTTTATCGTCATAGTAATTGGAAACACTATTGCACTCATACTTAAACAAATACCTCAGCGTAATTTATAAAATTTATTATTTCAATCAAATCCGAAAAATAGATATTCACTGTTTTTTTCTAAATTTTAAGATTGTTTAACTAAAACAGTGAATATCAGAACAATTTGGCTTCATAATCAGAATCGGGAACCATTAAGGAACCCAGGTAAATGACTGTTGCGCAGCAATTGACTCTTCCGGTATGTTACTGTTATCAACTTCATAGATTTTGGCTATGGTGCTGACAATCTGATCAATTTCTTCTGTCGTGTTGAATTTACTAAAAGAAAAACGCACATTTTCCTTATTGTCGTCATGCTGAATCGCCGAAATAACGTGCGAACCTCCGTTGCCTAAATTGGAACAGGCACTGCCACCGGATACCGCTATACCGAACGTGTCCAGATTATTAACCAGACTTCCAGATTGCAGACATGGAAAAGAAATATTAACGATCGAGCTAAGGCTTTTCGTAGAAGATTTACTTTCACCATTAAAACCAAGATCCGGGATTCCGCTGTTTTCGAGCTGGGTAATCAGTCGTTGTTTCAATGCCGCCGTTTTTTCATGAATATTGTCAAAATCGCGGTAAGAAATTTCAAGGGCTTTCGCCAGACCTGCAATGCCAATTACATTTTCCGTCCCTCCTCTTTGTCCCTTTTCCTGGGCACCTCCTAAGATTTGCGGTTTTAGCTTGTGTTTTTTGTTGATATAAATAAATCCAACCCCTTTCGGACCGTGAAATTTATGTGCGGATCCTACCAGAAAATCAACCGGAAATTCTTTTAGATCAATCTTTACTTTGCCAATTGTCTGCGTCGTATCCGTATGAAAAACCGCATTATATTTTTCCGCAAGTTTGCTGATCGCTTCAATATCGGTAATATTTCCAATTTCATTATTGGCATGCATCAAACTGATCAGCGACTGCGGATTGGCATCTAGCAAATGTTCGAGATGTTCCAGATCTACGTTTCCATTTTTATCAAGTTTCACATAACTGATTTCAATATCCCCTTCTCTTTCGCGTTTCAATAAAGGTTGCAAAACTGCTTTATGCTCAATTTTACTTGTGATTGCGTGCGTCAACTCATATTCCCTGATTGATTCTGACAAAGCAAGATTGTTGGCTTCCGTCGCACCCGAAACAAAAAATATTTCTTCGGCAGTTACGCCCAGTAATCTGGCAATGGTATTCCGGGAATGGTCAATCATTTCCCGAACTTTCCGTCCTGCCCAGTGACTGGATGAAGGATTTCCAAAATTAGTTGTCAAATAAGGCAAAATTGCTTCAATCACCTCAGGATCAATGGCCGTCGTCGCAGCGCTATCACAATAAATTTCCATAATTTGGTTTTTAGTTTGTATCTGTTTTTAATAGAAGAACGAGGTTACGGTAGTGGCTCAGCGATCAGCTTTGCTAGATCGGTATTCCATTTTTTGACGTAATCATCATAAAATTGACCGGTCCCCTTTCCTGAAAATCCGGTATGAATCTCTTTCACTTTTCCGTCACGGCCAACGATAATCGTTGTCGGAAATGCGATGAATTCTTTGAGCGCAACCAGTTTTTGGGCTACTTCGTTTTTATCATTTTTACCCGCAAAAAGTAAATCATACTGTACATCATAGCGGGTTTTCAATTTTGTCAAAGTGCGCTTTGCAAATTCATAATCATCTTTTGCCTCAAAAGACAAACCGATTATCTCTACCCCTTTGCTTCTGTTTTCTTTATACCATGGAGCCATGAACGAAACCTGATCGATACAATTCGGGCACCAGGTTCCCATTAATTCAATTACCACAACCTTTCCTTTATATTTCTCGTCGCTTAGCGAAACCTGTTTTCCATTCAGATCAGGAAAAGTAAAATCAAGTTTTTCATAACCCGGTTTCAGGAATGTAAGCGAGTATGCATCTGCAAGAGCTGCATTATCATCCTTAACAGCTGTGAATTTTGTAGCATTCACACCAAAACCGATCGCACCTTCGATGGATTTTCCGTCAATAATTTTTCCTGTAACATAAGAAGGACCAGATCCTGTAAAACCCGAAAGCAAAAATTCATTTCCCTGAACATTTCCCTGCAACTCACGACTATCGCCGGTGATTGACAAAATGATACCATTCAGTTTATTTCCCTTCTGCTCAAAAACAGCAACGCGGTCAGCAACAGGTTTATCCGACTGTATTTTTACGAGCCATTTTCCGGTGATATCAGCAGCTGGCTTGATTTCCTTACCAGGTTCAACAAAACGGTAACTTTTATCAGGCTGAGCAGTAAAAGGAATTGCTCTGTTTACGCCCGGCACAAGACTTTTATGCACGCCGGTCAAACTTCCGTCATTTTCTATTTTTGCAAAAAATGCTGCTTCAAAAGTATTCATCGTCACCTGCAATGAATCTGATGAAAAATATTTAGCATTGAAATCATCACGACGATCACCGTTAATGGCAGTCAGAACCAGCTGATTTCCTGGCTTCTTTTTCACTTCAAAATTAAAGGGAACGTCCGTTTCTCCCACTTTGAAAACGCCGCGCCAGATACCTTCTTTCATTTGTTTGTTCTGTGCGTAAGCAGAAATGACAGCCGTTGCCGCCAGAAAAATTGCAAATAATAAACGATTGATTTTCATAGGAGTTTGAACGTAATAATATACAGTATATAATCTCTACCAGTTAACTAGATAGATAAGTTAAAAATTCAGTCAAAACACTCTTTTTTTGAGTAATGACAATAAAAATTCCTTCGATTT
The nucleotide sequence above comes from Dyadobacter subterraneus. Encoded proteins:
- a CDS encoding cysteine desulfurase family protein, giving the protein MEIYCDSAATTAIDPEVIEAILPYLTTNFGNPSSSHWAGRKVREMIDHSRNTIARLLGVTAEEIFFVSGATEANNLALSESIREYELTHAITSKIEHKAVLQPLLKREREGDIEISYVKLDKNGNVDLEHLEHLLDANPQSLISLMHANNEIGNITDIEAISKLAEKYNAVFHTDTTQTIGKVKIDLKEFPVDFLVGSAHKFHGPKGVGFIYINKKHKLKPQILGGAQEKGQRGGTENVIGIAGLAKALEISYRDFDNIHEKTAALKQRLITQLENSGIPDLGFNGESKSSTKSLSSIVNISFPCLQSGSLVNNLDTFGIAVSGGSACSNLGNGGSHVISAIQHDDNKENVRFSFSKFNTTEEIDQIVSTIAKIYEVDNSNIPEESIAAQQSFTWVP
- a CDS encoding bifunctional helix-turn-helix transcriptional regulator/GNAT family N-acetyltransferase, translating into MINIIDQSGILAISTRLQRISDRFRKDGLQIYKENGIEFEPKWFPVIYTLQQKSALSIGELAAEIGYAHPSTISLLKELEKEKLIISTKDKTDDRRRLISLTPKAEELIGKMKPVWEIMVAAMTELTDTQNNIMLAINEVEAAFKKKSFLERALTIMENNKDGKAVENKIEVSQIINPEDLKMAFAIRRQVFVIDQNVDATAEEDGNDAATHYLAKVNDLPAGTARWRKTENGYKLERFAVLNAYRGTGVGGALVQALLSDLPEGARAYLHAQVRAAKFYEKNGFSKFGDLFVEQNIEHVKMELYK
- a CDS encoding peroxiredoxin family protein; translated protein: MKINRLLFAIFLAATAVISAYAQNKQMKEGIWRGVFKVGETDVPFNFEVKKKPGNQLVLTAINGDRRDDFNAKYFSSDSLQVTMNTFEAAFFAKIENDGSLTGVHKSLVPGVNRAIPFTAQPDKSYRFVEPGKEIKPAADITGKWLVKIQSDKPVADRVAVFEQKGNKLNGIILSITGDSRELQGNVQGNEFLLSGFTGSGPSYVTGKIIDGKSIEGAIGFGVNATKFTAVKDDNAALADAYSLTFLKPGYEKLDFTFPDLNGKQVSLSDEKYKGKVVVIELMGTWCPNCIDQVSFMAPWYKENRSKGVEIIGLSFEAKDDYEFAKRTLTKLKTRYDVQYDLLFAGKNDKNEVAQKLVALKEFIAFPTTIIVGRDGKVKEIHTGFSGKGTGQFYDDYVKKWNTDLAKLIAEPLP
- a CDS encoding GNAT family N-acetyltransferase, whose protein sequence is MTNQLQISLIGNSHSAQVIDLILPIQQIEFGVPITLKDQPDLLDIESNYHATGGNFWGAFHDEKVIGTIALIGIGNGQGVIRKMFVNKDFRGKEFGLAQQLLENLIEYCKSENITDLYLGTVDILKAAIRFYERNNFVKIEKKDLPATFPIMSADNVFYHLEISTL